Proteins encoded within one genomic window of Streptomyces kaniharaensis:
- a CDS encoding alkaline phosphatase family protein — protein sequence MPTASWPRPRVLVVGIDGVRYDYLEHVPMPRLTEVAAAGFLVPVTVADSTPTMSGPCWATIVTGVEPAKHGVWGNHLAGNRLDVFPDFATRLNRGDRRRTFVAAGWDPLMINESGGPLFRAPGRLSYIAPAEDTPEAWETVDEEVTREAVHVLGTADPEASFVYLGAVDETAHFLGCGDEYRASMRAADERLGRLLDAVRGRTGYADEQWTVIVVTDHGHVDAGGHGGRTAEERTAWVACAGHDIPAGPPTGEIRHPDVAAQVYASLLRPIDPHWTLDGRPFPVARPVTAAV from the coding sequence ATGCCCACTGCCTCGTGGCCGCGCCCCCGGGTGCTCGTCGTCGGGATCGACGGCGTCCGGTACGACTACCTGGAGCACGTGCCGATGCCGCGGCTCACGGAGGTCGCCGCGGCCGGGTTCCTCGTGCCGGTGACCGTGGCGGACTCCACCCCCACCATGTCCGGACCCTGCTGGGCCACCATCGTGACCGGCGTCGAGCCCGCCAAGCACGGCGTGTGGGGCAACCACCTGGCCGGCAACCGGCTCGACGTCTTCCCCGACTTCGCCACCCGCCTCAACCGCGGCGACCGCCGCCGCACCTTCGTCGCGGCCGGCTGGGACCCGCTGATGATCAACGAGTCCGGCGGCCCGCTGTTCCGCGCCCCCGGCCGGCTCTCCTACATAGCCCCCGCCGAGGACACGCCCGAGGCGTGGGAGACCGTGGACGAGGAGGTCACCCGCGAGGCCGTCCACGTCCTCGGCACCGCAGACCCGGAGGCCTCCTTCGTCTACCTCGGCGCCGTCGACGAGACCGCCCACTTCCTGGGCTGCGGCGACGAGTACCGCGCGTCCATGCGCGCCGCCGACGAACGCCTCGGCCGCCTGCTCGACGCCGTCCGCGGCCGCACCGGCTACGCCGACGAGCAGTGGACCGTCATCGTCGTCACCGACCACGGCCACGTCGACGCGGGCGGCCACGGCGGCCGGACCGCCGAGGAGCGCACCGCCTGGGTCGCCTGCGCCGGGCACGACATCCCGGCCGGCCCGCCCACCGGGGAGATCCGCCACCCGGACGTCGCCGCCCAGGTGTACGCCTCGCTGCTGCGCCCCATCGACCCGCACTGGACCCTCGACGGCCGTCCCTTCCCGGTCGCCCGGCCGGTTACCGCGGCCGTCTGA
- a CDS encoding multidrug effflux MFS transporter produces MPGPGPTAGPSDDTSTAPAASVTGPDGPGRGTAAVLGALTALGPLTTDLYLPGLPAIADDLVAQPAAVQLTLTFSLFGVAAGQLIFGPFSDRFGRRPPLLAGLVVYTLASAVCVFAPTLSVLIAGRFVQGAAGAAGLVIGRAVARDRFQGVAMLRFLASITLISGLAPILAPIVGAQLLRVTSWRGTFGVLTALGLLLVLAAFGALRETLPAEARPGGGLVATLRTMGGLLRDVPFLGLMLTSTFGFGALFGYISGSSTVLQHAYHVSPQTYSLLFGANSLALVAMTQLNGRVLARRFTSDALMLAGLGVAAAAGVALVLVTAVWDLGLPGVCPALFVMMGSMGVVLPNSSAQALSLVEPQAAGTASALLGTGNFLCGAVVAPLSSLGGQPSAVLLAVVVLACGVLAVAAYVGLCRPRREPAVAAGG; encoded by the coding sequence ATGCCTGGCCCTGGCCCGACCGCCGGTCCGTCCGACGACACGTCGACCGCCCCCGCCGCCTCCGTCACTGGCCCGGACGGCCCTGGCCGGGGCACCGCCGCCGTACTCGGGGCGCTGACCGCGCTCGGCCCGCTCACCACCGACCTCTACCTGCCGGGCCTGCCCGCGATCGCCGACGACCTCGTCGCCCAGCCGGCCGCCGTGCAACTCACCCTCACCTTCTCGCTGTTCGGGGTGGCCGCCGGGCAGCTGATCTTCGGGCCGTTCAGCGACCGCTTCGGTCGCCGGCCGCCGCTGCTCGCCGGGCTCGTCGTCTACACCCTCGCCAGCGCGGTGTGCGTGTTCGCGCCGACCCTGTCGGTGTTGATCGCCGGCCGTTTCGTCCAGGGCGCGGCCGGGGCCGCCGGTCTGGTCATCGGACGGGCCGTTGCCCGGGACCGCTTCCAGGGCGTGGCGATGCTCCGGTTCCTCGCCTCGATCACGCTGATATCAGGTCTGGCGCCGATCCTCGCCCCGATCGTCGGGGCCCAGCTGCTTCGGGTCACCTCATGGCGCGGCACCTTCGGCGTGCTGACCGCGCTCGGTCTGCTGCTTGTCCTGGCCGCGTTCGGTGCGCTGCGCGAGACCCTGCCGGCTGAGGCCCGGCCCGGCGGCGGGCTGGTGGCCACACTGCGGACGATGGGCGGGCTGCTGCGTGACGTGCCGTTCCTCGGGCTGATGCTGACGAGCACCTTCGGGTTCGGGGCTCTGTTCGGCTACATCAGCGGGTCGTCCACGGTGCTTCAGCACGCCTACCACGTGTCGCCGCAGACCTACAGCCTGCTGTTCGGGGCGAACTCGCTGGCCCTCGTCGCCATGACGCAGCTGAACGGCCGGGTGCTCGCGCGCCGGTTCACCTCGGACGCGCTGATGCTGGCGGGGCTTGGCGTGGCGGCGGCCGCGGGGGTGGCGCTGGTGCTGGTGACGGCGGTGTGGGACCTCGGGCTGCCAGGGGTCTGCCCTGCGTTGTTCGTGATGATGGGCAGCATGGGCGTGGTGCTGCCGAACTCGTCGGCACAGGCACTCAGTCTGGTCGAGCCGCAGGCGGCCGGGACGGCGTCGGCGCTGCTCGGGACGGGGAACTTCCTGTGCGGGGCGGTGGTCGCGCCGCTGAGCAGTCTCGGCGGGCAGCCGTCCGCGGTGCTGCTGGCCGTGGTGGTGCTGGCGTGCGGGGTGCTGGCGGTTGCGGCGTACGTCGGGCTGTGCCGGCCGCGGCGGGAGCCGGCGGTGGCAGCGGGCGGGTGA
- a CDS encoding carbohydrate binding domain-containing protein, with translation MTAGSAQSVNLSVRGAPAGATATVTPGSVTAGASATLDISTTAAVAPGSYPLTVTGSAASGTHAATFTLTVTGATPPPGGLVNGGLESGSLAPWTCQSGGAAATTPVHSGSYALRATPTGSRTGECSQTVTLKPNTSYALTGWVQGNYAYLGVSGGANASTWASSTGWTKLTAPFSTGASGTVTVYLHGWYGQGSVYGDDFAIT, from the coding sequence GTGACCGCCGGTTCCGCGCAGAGCGTCAACCTGTCGGTGCGCGGCGCCCCGGCCGGCGCCACCGCCACCGTCACCCCCGGCAGCGTCACCGCGGGCGCCAGCGCGACGCTCGACATCAGCACCACTGCGGCTGTGGCGCCTGGGAGTTACCCGTTGACGGTCACCGGGAGCGCCGCCTCCGGCACCCACGCCGCCACCTTCACGCTGACCGTCACCGGCGCCACCCCGCCGCCCGGCGGCCTGGTCAACGGCGGCCTGGAATCCGGCAGCCTCGCCCCGTGGACCTGCCAGAGCGGCGGCGCCGCGGCGACCACCCCGGTCCACTCGGGCTCGTACGCACTGCGGGCCACCCCGACCGGCAGCCGGACCGGCGAGTGCTCCCAGACCGTCACGCTCAAGCCCAACACCAGCTACGCGCTGACCGGCTGGGTACAGGGCAACTACGCCTACCTGGGCGTCAGCGGCGGGGCCAACGCCAGCACGTGGGCCAGTTCCACCGGCTGGACCAAGCTGACCGCCCCCTTCAGCACCGGCGCTTCCGGCACCGTCACGGTGTACCTGCACGGGTGGTACGGCCAGGGCAGCGTCTATGGGGACGACTTCGCGATCACCTGA
- a CDS encoding ABC transporter substrate-binding protein, producing MRKTRRAAALGTLAALALGATACGSSGGDPLGGGSSSAAGSPAAGSPGSGGADSTVVVGSANFPENVLLGSIYSLALKAKGVKVEEKFNIGSREVLYGQLQSGNLTVLPEYNGALLAYLDAKSTAVTKEDVNAALSKALPASLGILDSSPAEDKDSLSVTQETADKYGLKSMADLAAKAGEIAIGGPPEFKSRREQQFKDAYGLSFKEWKPTGDTTANALKDGTVQVGNVFTTDPKIVQLKLVPLADPKNVFGAQNVTPLVNKAGLSTTATAALNAVSAKLDTAGLTALMKRVAVDKEDPSAVAKDWLKSNGLG from the coding sequence ATGCGCAAAACCAGGCGCGCCGCTGCCCTCGGCACCCTTGCCGCACTTGCCCTCGGCGCCACCGCCTGCGGCTCCTCCGGCGGGGACCCGCTCGGCGGCGGCTCCTCCTCGGCGGCGGGCTCACCGGCTGCCGGCTCCCCGGGTAGCGGCGGGGCGGACTCGACCGTCGTCGTCGGCTCGGCGAACTTCCCGGAGAACGTGCTGCTCGGCTCGATCTACTCGCTGGCACTCAAGGCCAAGGGCGTCAAGGTCGAGGAGAAGTTCAACATCGGCAGCCGCGAGGTGCTGTACGGGCAGCTGCAGAGCGGGAACCTCACCGTCCTGCCCGAGTACAACGGCGCGCTGCTCGCCTACCTGGACGCCAAGTCCACCGCCGTCACCAAGGAGGACGTGAACGCGGCGCTGTCGAAGGCGCTGCCCGCCTCGCTCGGGATACTGGACTCCTCCCCCGCCGAGGACAAGGACTCGCTCAGCGTCACCCAGGAGACAGCCGACAAGTACGGCCTCAAGAGCATGGCCGACCTCGCCGCCAAGGCGGGCGAGATCGCCATCGGCGGGCCGCCGGAGTTCAAGTCCCGCCGCGAGCAGCAGTTCAAGGACGCCTACGGGCTGTCCTTCAAGGAGTGGAAGCCCACGGGCGACACCACGGCCAACGCGCTCAAGGACGGCACCGTCCAGGTCGGCAACGTGTTCACCACCGACCCGAAGATCGTCCAGCTGAAGCTCGTCCCGCTCGCCGACCCGAAGAACGTGTTCGGCGCGCAGAACGTCACCCCGCTGGTCAACAAGGCCGGCCTGAGCACCACCGCGACCGCCGCGCTCAACGCGGTGTCGGCCAAGCTCGACACGGCTGGGCTGACGGCGCTGATGAAGCGCGTCGCGGTCGACAAGGAGGACCCGTCGGCGGTGGCCAAGGACTGGCTGAAGTCCAACGGGCTCGGCTGA
- a CDS encoding ABC transporter permease, with amino-acid sequence MNWLSWMGDFLSDPDHRSGPDSIAQRVTEHLLFSGEALLFAALLAIPLGLLIGYTGRGVTTVTAVAGFARALPTLGLVTLAVLLAGVGDTAVLIPLVALAAPPLLVAAVEGVRGTDPDVRDAARGIGLTHPQVLWQVCLPSAAPTLLAGLRTATVQVIATATVAAYVGLGGLGRYVFDGLATRKYAVTAGGAVLVVLLAIGAQLFFALLARYALPPGVRARRRAR; translated from the coding sequence GTGAACTGGCTCTCCTGGATGGGCGACTTCCTCTCCGACCCGGACCACCGCAGCGGGCCGGACTCGATCGCGCAGCGGGTCACCGAGCACCTGCTGTTCTCCGGCGAGGCGCTGCTGTTCGCGGCGCTGCTCGCCATCCCGCTCGGGCTGCTGATCGGCTACACCGGGCGCGGCGTCACGACCGTCACGGCCGTCGCCGGCTTCGCCCGCGCGCTGCCCACCCTGGGGCTTGTCACGCTGGCGGTGCTGCTCGCCGGGGTCGGCGACACGGCGGTGCTGATCCCGCTCGTCGCGCTCGCCGCGCCACCGCTCCTGGTGGCGGCCGTCGAAGGGGTGCGCGGCACCGACCCGGACGTGCGGGACGCGGCGCGCGGCATCGGGCTGACGCACCCGCAGGTGCTGTGGCAGGTCTGCCTGCCGTCCGCGGCGCCGACCCTGCTGGCGGGCCTGCGCACCGCGACCGTCCAGGTGATCGCCACCGCCACGGTGGCCGCGTACGTCGGGCTCGGCGGTCTGGGCCGGTACGTCTTCGACGGGCTGGCCACCCGCAAGTACGCGGTGACCGCGGGCGGCGCGGTGCTCGTGGTGCTGCTCGCGATCGGCGCCCAGCTGTTCTTCGCCCTGCTCGCCCGGTACGCGCTACCACCCGGTGTGCGCGCCCGGCGCCGGGCCCGCTGA
- a CDS encoding ABC transporter permease, with translation MDDEPIVRWYWIGDHVGYLGNLLADHAVIALLPVLIGLLLAVPMGLASARFPRLYQPLAAVFNIVYALPAVAVFMLLIPYTGLATQATVMIPLTFYALAVLLPTTVDGLRAVPDAVRQAATAMGYGPWRRLTTVELPAAVPYLIAGLRVAAVSSISLASVGALVGRGGLGYLFMDGFQRTFPTPIVAGIALIAALALAVDLLLVGARRLLAPWAVREKGAGR, from the coding sequence GTGGACGATGAACCGATCGTCCGCTGGTACTGGATCGGCGACCACGTCGGCTACCTCGGCAACCTGCTCGCCGACCACGCGGTGATCGCCCTGCTGCCGGTGCTCATCGGCCTGCTGCTGGCCGTCCCCATGGGCCTGGCCTCCGCCCGCTTCCCCCGGCTCTACCAGCCGCTCGCCGCCGTCTTCAACATCGTCTACGCGCTGCCCGCGGTGGCCGTCTTCATGCTGCTCATCCCGTACACCGGGCTCGCCACCCAGGCCACCGTGATGATCCCGCTCACCTTCTACGCGCTCGCCGTCCTGCTGCCCACCACCGTCGACGGGCTGCGCGCCGTGCCGGACGCCGTCCGGCAGGCCGCCACCGCGATGGGCTACGGGCCGTGGCGCCGGCTGACCACTGTCGAACTACCCGCCGCCGTGCCGTACCTGATCGCCGGGCTGAGGGTCGCCGCGGTGTCCAGCATCTCGCTGGCGAGCGTCGGCGCGCTGGTCGGGCGCGGCGGGCTCGGCTACCTGTTCATGGACGGGTTCCAGCGCACCTTCCCGACCCCGATCGTGGCCGGCATCGCGCTGATTGCCGCGCTCGCACTGGCCGTCGACCTGCTGTTGGTCGGGGCCCGGCGGCTGCTCGCGCCGTGGGCCGTCCGGGAGAAGGGAGCGGGCCGGTGA
- a CDS encoding ABC transporter ATP-binding protein — protein sequence MIRFDGAGKRHPDGTIAVEGLDLDVPSGRITVLVGPSGCGKTTLLRMVNRMVEPSSGRVLLDGTDVAELEPAKLRRGIGYVIQQAGLFPHRKVIDNIATVPYLLGWDRRKARARAAELLELVGLAPETGKRYPFQLSGGQQQRVGVARALAADPPVLLMDEPFSAVDPVVRAGLQDELLRLQSELHKTVLFVTHDIEEAVRLGDQVVVLRAQGRIAQLADPHTLLTAPADDDVAAFLGRDRGLRGLGLRPASAVDARPVSDGLRYGGWELTLDDDHLPIGWIDRDAVTAELHPASGYRPDTDTLRTALDAAVLSPAGVAVALDADGRAIGTASREAVLAALAVPGDEPGSTTDGATGGR from the coding sequence GTGATCAGATTCGACGGCGCCGGCAAGCGCCACCCCGACGGCACCATCGCCGTCGAGGGCCTCGACCTGGACGTTCCGAGCGGACGGATAACCGTCCTGGTCGGACCGTCCGGGTGCGGCAAGACCACCCTCCTGCGCATGGTCAACCGGATGGTCGAGCCCTCCTCGGGCCGGGTGCTGCTGGACGGCACGGACGTCGCCGAGCTGGAACCCGCCAAGCTGCGCCGCGGCATCGGGTACGTGATCCAGCAGGCCGGGCTCTTCCCGCACCGCAAGGTGATCGACAACATCGCCACCGTCCCCTACCTACTAGGCTGGGACCGCAGGAAGGCCCGCGCCCGGGCCGCCGAGCTGCTCGAACTGGTCGGGCTCGCGCCCGAGACCGGAAAGCGCTATCCGTTCCAGCTCTCCGGCGGCCAGCAGCAGCGCGTCGGCGTGGCCCGCGCCCTGGCCGCCGACCCGCCCGTGCTGCTGATGGACGAGCCGTTCAGCGCCGTCGACCCCGTGGTGCGCGCCGGGCTCCAGGACGAGCTGCTGCGCCTCCAGTCCGAGCTGCACAAGACGGTGCTGTTCGTCACCCACGACATCGAGGAGGCCGTCCGGCTCGGCGACCAGGTCGTCGTCCTGCGCGCGCAGGGCCGGATCGCCCAGCTCGCCGACCCGCACACCCTGCTCACCGCCCCCGCCGACGACGACGTGGCCGCCTTCCTCGGCCGCGACCGCGGCCTGCGCGGCCTCGGCCTGCGCCCCGCGAGCGCCGTCGACGCCCGCCCGGTGAGCGACGGACTGCGCTACGGCGGCTGGGAGTTGACGCTGGACGACGACCACCTCCCGATCGGCTGGATCGACCGCGACGCCGTCACCGCCGAACTCCACCCGGCCTCCGGCTACCGGCCCGACACCGACACCCTGCGCACCGCGCTGGACGCCGCCGTCCTCTCTCCCGCCGGGGTCGCCGTCGCCCTGGACGCCGACGGCCGGGCCATCGGCACCGCGAGCCGCGAGGCCGTCCTCGCCGCCCTGGCCGTCCCCGGCGACGAGCCGGGCAGCACCACGGACGGAGCCACCGGTGGACGATGA
- a CDS encoding nitrilase-related carbon-nitrogen hydrolase, producing the protein MSQIVRAALVQTRWTGDQESMIALHERYAREAAAQGAKIIGFQEVFNSPYFCQVQEPEHYRWAEPVPDGPTVRRMQDLARELGLVIVVPVYEEEQTGIYYNTAAVIDADGSYLGKYRKHHIPQVKGFWEKYYFKPGNLGWPVFDTAVGRVGVYICYDRHFPEGWRALGLAGAQIVYNPSATSRGLSAYLWQLEQPAAAVANEYFIAAINRVGTEEYGDNDFYGTSYFVDPRGQFVGDVASDKEEELVVRDLDLGLIEEVRQQWAFYRDRRPDAYGPLGEA; encoded by the coding sequence ATGTCGCAGATCGTCCGTGCCGCGCTCGTCCAGACCCGCTGGACCGGCGACCAGGAGAGCATGATCGCCCTCCACGAGCGGTACGCCCGAGAGGCCGCCGCCCAGGGCGCGAAGATCATCGGCTTCCAGGAGGTCTTCAACTCCCCCTACTTCTGCCAGGTCCAGGAGCCCGAGCACTACCGCTGGGCCGAGCCCGTCCCCGACGGTCCCACCGTCCGCCGGATGCAGGACCTCGCGCGCGAACTCGGCCTCGTCATCGTCGTCCCGGTCTACGAGGAGGAACAGACCGGGATCTACTACAACACCGCCGCCGTCATCGACGCCGACGGCAGCTACCTCGGCAAGTACCGCAAGCACCACATCCCGCAGGTCAAGGGCTTCTGGGAGAAGTACTACTTCAAGCCCGGCAACCTCGGCTGGCCGGTCTTCGACACCGCCGTCGGCCGGGTCGGCGTCTACATCTGCTACGACCGCCACTTCCCCGAGGGCTGGCGCGCCCTCGGCCTCGCCGGCGCCCAGATCGTCTACAACCCCTCCGCCACCAGCCGGGGTCTCTCCGCCTACCTATGGCAGCTCGAACAGCCCGCCGCCGCCGTCGCCAACGAGTACTTCATCGCCGCCATCAACCGCGTCGGCACCGAGGAGTACGGCGACAACGACTTCTACGGCACCTCCTACTTCGTCGACCCGCGCGGCCAGTTCGTCGGCGACGTCGCCTCCGACAAGGAGGAGGAACTCGTCGTCCGCGACCTCGACCTCGGCCTGATCGAGGAGGTCCGCCAGCAGTGGGCGTTCTACCGCGACCGCCGCCCCGACGCCTACGGGCCGCTCGGCGAGGCGTGA
- the hydA gene encoding dihydropyrimidinase — MTTRDPNARTVIRGGLVITAADELHADVLIEGERVAALATTGSAAAEAWTADTVIDATGHYVIPGGVDAHTHMELPFGGTAASDTFETGTRAAAWGGTTTIVDFAVQPVGASLREGLDAWHAKADGNCAIDYAFHTIVSDVNDGVLKEMDALVDSGESTSFKLFMAYPGVFYSDDGRILRAMQRGAANGGLIMMHAENGIAIDVLVEQALAAGHTAPRYHGEVRRELLEAEATHRAIKLAQVAGSPLYVVHVSAASALAELAQARDAGLNVFGETCPQYLFLSTDNLAETGADGFEGAKYVCSTPLRPREHQAALWRGLRANDLQVVSTDHCPFCFAGQKELGRGDFSKIPNGLPGVENRMDLLHQAVVDGHITRRRWIEIACTTPARMFGLHPRKGTITPGADADIVVYDPTAVQTVSAATHHMNVDYSAYEGRQLAGRARTVLSRGTVVLDDGTWLGRAGHGAFQRRDTCQYLT; from the coding sequence ATGACCACCCGCGACCCGAACGCGCGCACCGTCATCCGCGGCGGCCTCGTCATCACCGCCGCCGACGAACTCCACGCCGACGTCCTCATCGAGGGCGAACGCGTCGCCGCCCTCGCCACCACGGGCAGCGCCGCCGCCGAGGCCTGGACCGCCGACACCGTCATCGACGCCACCGGCCACTACGTCATCCCCGGCGGCGTCGACGCGCACACCCACATGGAACTGCCCTTCGGCGGCACCGCGGCCTCCGACACCTTCGAGACCGGCACCCGCGCCGCCGCGTGGGGCGGCACCACCACGATCGTCGACTTCGCCGTCCAGCCCGTCGGCGCGTCCCTGCGCGAGGGCCTGGACGCCTGGCACGCCAAGGCCGACGGCAACTGCGCCATCGACTACGCCTTCCACACCATCGTCTCCGACGTGAACGACGGCGTCCTCAAGGAGATGGACGCGCTCGTCGACTCCGGCGAATCCACCTCCTTCAAGCTGTTCATGGCCTACCCCGGCGTCTTCTACAGCGACGACGGCCGCATCCTGCGCGCCATGCAGCGCGGCGCCGCCAACGGCGGGCTGATCATGATGCACGCCGAGAACGGCATCGCCATCGACGTCCTCGTCGAACAGGCCCTCGCCGCCGGGCACACCGCCCCCCGCTACCACGGCGAGGTCCGCCGGGAACTCCTCGAAGCCGAGGCCACCCACCGCGCCATCAAACTCGCCCAGGTGGCCGGCAGCCCGCTCTACGTCGTCCACGTCTCCGCCGCCTCCGCCCTCGCCGAACTCGCCCAGGCCCGCGACGCAGGCCTCAACGTTTTCGGCGAGACCTGCCCGCAGTACCTGTTCCTCTCCACCGACAACCTCGCCGAGACCGGCGCCGACGGCTTCGAGGGCGCCAAGTACGTGTGCAGCACGCCGCTTCGGCCGCGCGAGCACCAGGCGGCGCTGTGGCGCGGACTGCGGGCCAACGACCTCCAGGTCGTCTCCACCGACCACTGCCCGTTCTGTTTCGCCGGCCAGAAGGAGCTCGGCCGCGGCGACTTCTCGAAGATCCCCAACGGCCTGCCCGGCGTGGAGAACCGGATGGACCTGCTCCACCAGGCCGTCGTCGACGGACACATCACCCGCCGCCGCTGGATCGAGATCGCCTGCACCACACCGGCCCGGATGTTCGGCCTGCACCCGCGCAAGGGCACCATCACGCCAGGCGCGGACGCCGACATCGTCGTCTACGACCCCACCGCGGTGCAGACCGTCTCCGCCGCCACCCACCACATGAACGTCGACTACTCGGCCTACGAGGGACGCCAACTCGCAGGTCGTGCGCGGACGGTGCTTTCGCGCGGCACCGTCGTCCTCGACGACGGCACCTGGCTCGGCCGGGCCGGACACGGCGCCTTCCAGCGGCGCGACACCTGCCAGTACCTCACCTGA
- a CDS encoding TIGR03842 family LLM class F420-dependent oxidoreductase, translating to MDIGLVLQTDPPARLLIDRMIRAEQAGFSYGWTFDSCVLWQEPFVIYSRILAETQRLTVGPMVTNPSTRTWEVTASLFATLNDMYGNRTVCGIGRGDSAMRVAGRHPATLDRLSQAMRVIKELAEGRTVEVDGTEMHLPWVRPGGSLPVWMGAYGPKALALTGHQADGFILQLADPYLTEFMIKAVRSAAAEAGRDPEALTICVAAPAYVTADDSPAALAHAREQCRWFGGMVGNHVADLVSHYGEHSDLVPDALTDYIKGRQGYDYSHHGRAGNPDTTFVPDGIVDRFCLIGPADAQLARLEQLRSLGVDQFAVYAMHDAVETTIDAYGADVIPHL from the coding sequence ATGGACATCGGCCTCGTCCTGCAGACCGACCCGCCCGCCCGCCTGCTCATCGACCGGATGATCCGCGCCGAACAGGCCGGATTCAGCTACGGCTGGACCTTCGACTCCTGCGTCCTGTGGCAGGAGCCCTTCGTCATCTACAGCCGCATCCTCGCCGAGACGCAGCGCCTGACCGTCGGCCCGATGGTCACCAACCCCTCCACCCGCACCTGGGAGGTCACCGCCTCCCTGTTCGCCACCCTCAACGACATGTACGGCAACCGCACCGTCTGCGGCATCGGCCGCGGTGACTCCGCCATGCGCGTCGCCGGACGCCACCCCGCCACGCTCGACCGGCTCTCCCAAGCCATGCGCGTCATCAAGGAGTTGGCCGAGGGGCGCACCGTCGAGGTCGACGGCACCGAGATGCACCTGCCCTGGGTGCGCCCCGGAGGTTCGCTGCCGGTCTGGATGGGCGCGTACGGGCCGAAGGCGCTGGCACTGACGGGCCATCAAGCTGATGGTTTCATCCTTCAGTTGGCCGATCCGTACCTCACCGAGTTCATGATCAAGGCGGTACGCTCCGCCGCCGCCGAAGCCGGCCGGGACCCGGAGGCCCTCACCATCTGCGTCGCCGCCCCCGCCTACGTCACCGCCGACGACTCGCCCGCCGCACTCGCCCACGCCCGCGAGCAGTGCCGCTGGTTCGGCGGCATGGTCGGCAACCACGTCGCCGACCTGGTCAGCCACTACGGCGAGCACTCGGACCTCGTCCCCGACGCCCTCACCGACTACATCAAGGGCCGCCAGGGCTATGACTACAGCCACCACGGCCGGGCCGGGAACCCCGACACCACCTTCGTCCCGGACGGGATCGTCGACCGCTTCTGCCTCATCGGGCCCGCGGACGCGCAACTCGCCCGCCTCGAACAGCTCCGCTCGCTCGGCGTCGACCAGTTCGCCGTCTACGCCATGCACGACGCCGTCGAGACCACCATCGACGCCTACGGAGCCGACGTCATCCCGCACCTGTGA